In one Achromobacter spanius genomic region, the following are encoded:
- a CDS encoding barstar family protein: MMKFKKLSSDFYKIKIDDDFHDEMKRLFGFPDFYGKNFNAFIDCLSSLRFPEDGMTNIHLDKDEYLLMEIKGIHSLSDEIRHGFLLSIEVINQGAISFGDEVLIFLLLIK; this comes from the coding sequence ATGATGAAATTTAAAAAATTATCCTCTGACTTTTATAAAATAAAAATAGATGATGATTTTCATGATGAAATGAAGAGGTTGTTTGGTTTTCCTGATTTCTATGGGAAGAACTTCAACGCTTTTATTGATTGCTTAAGCAGCCTTAGATTTCCTGAGGATGGAATGACAAATATACACTTGGATAAGGATGAGTATTTATTGATGGAGATTAAGGGTATTCATTCTTTATCTGATGAGATTAGGCATGGATTTTTGTTATCAATAGAAGTTATTAATCAAGGGGCAATATCTTTCGGTGATGAGGTATTGATTTTTTTGTTGCTGATTAAATAG
- a CDS encoding response regulator transcription factor has protein sequence MSASNFHPLRIAILDDHPVVRAGMSAYLSQNRDIFVIGEFETSRDMIRTLVDQPVDVLLIDYSLGPTEVDGISLIKMLRIKFPDARILVFSALYDPATVALALRSGAHGFVGKGGREEEIVLALRKVAAGGTYCDPQMTYLLSGASTEQIEPLARDTPADPALSASTSGLLDGASLSGREREVIRCLLAGMTISDIAIKFGRSPKTISAQKGTAYRKLGVTTDNGLFKLCGLL, from the coding sequence TTGTCAGCATCCAATTTTCATCCGTTGCGCATCGCAATCCTGGATGACCATCCGGTGGTGCGGGCTGGCATGTCCGCCTACCTGTCGCAAAACCGCGACATCTTTGTCATAGGCGAGTTCGAGACCAGCCGCGACATGATCCGGACGCTTGTGGATCAACCCGTCGATGTGCTGTTGATCGACTACTCATTAGGTCCGACTGAAGTCGACGGCATTTCGCTGATCAAGATGTTGCGCATCAAGTTTCCCGACGCGCGCATTCTGGTGTTCTCCGCGCTCTACGATCCGGCCACGGTGGCGTTGGCCCTGCGTTCCGGTGCGCACGGCTTTGTGGGCAAGGGCGGGCGCGAAGAGGAAATCGTGCTGGCGCTACGCAAGGTGGCAGCGGGCGGTACCTACTGCGATCCCCAGATGACTTACCTGCTGTCTGGCGCAAGCACCGAGCAGATTGAGCCCTTGGCGCGAGACACGCCGGCCGACCCTGCCTTGTCCGCCTCGACAAGCGGCCTGCTGGATGGCGCATCGTTGTCTGGGCGCGAGCGTGAAGTGATTCGCTGCCTGCTCGCGGGGATGACCATTTCCGACATCGCGATCAAGTTTGGCCGCAGCCCCAAAACCATCAGCGCGCAAAAGGGCACCGCCTATCGCAAGCTGGGGGTCACAACGGACAACGGCCTGTTCAAGCTGTGCGGGCTTTTGTAA
- a CDS encoding DUF1120 domain-containing protein, which translates to MNHSVRPLPALRYLLAASFLIAASAQAAPTADLTITGRITPPSCNLSLDGGGTLDFGEHAFNSLVFDGTKLDSKTIGLNITCEGKTRVGLHVVDNRASSKVLKASLNVNAWGSNNATITDAFIFGLGSVAGPDSTQIPIGGYMFGFKEGDVQADLNKATVLYSADKRTWLAETIQRQFISPNFTYAFFVGSPGAGATPAAVDSVTGSLTVTPTINRAAALPTTEAINLNGSATISLVYL; encoded by the coding sequence ATGAATCACTCGGTACGCCCCCTGCCCGCTCTGCGATACCTCCTGGCCGCAAGCTTTTTGATCGCCGCCTCCGCCCAAGCCGCTCCCACCGCGGACCTGACAATCACCGGCCGCATCACCCCGCCGTCGTGCAACCTGTCGCTTGACGGCGGAGGCACCCTCGACTTCGGTGAGCACGCATTTAACTCACTCGTTTTCGACGGCACCAAACTTGACTCCAAAACAATTGGCCTGAACATCACGTGCGAGGGCAAGACGCGCGTCGGCCTGCACGTGGTAGACAACCGCGCCAGCAGCAAAGTTCTGAAAGCCTCGTTAAACGTCAATGCATGGGGGTCAAACAACGCCACCATCACCGACGCCTTCATCTTCGGCTTGGGTTCCGTTGCGGGACCCGACAGCACTCAAATTCCTATCGGCGGCTACATGTTCGGCTTCAAGGAAGGCGACGTCCAAGCCGACTTGAACAAAGCCACCGTCCTCTACAGCGCGGACAAACGCACCTGGCTCGCCGAGACCATACAGCGGCAGTTCATCAGCCCCAATTTCACCTACGCCTTCTTCGTGGGTTCGCCAGGTGCCGGTGCCACGCCTGCAGCAGTCGACTCGGTCACTGGCTCGCTTACCGTCACCCCGACGATCAACCGCGCCGCGGCTCTGCCGACCACCGAGGCCATTAACCTGAATGGCAGCGCCACGATCTCGCTGGTTTACCTGTAA
- a CDS encoding DUF1120 domain-containing protein gives MTKTLPRLCVGLALAAASTTHAATNQADLVIGGQLTPPACSMGFGGASPVDFGTLPFHSLNRNGTLLPEQRPRLEIACGGPTRVSFTVHENRPDTAITHQAAIASGMPWPYQNPLNGTPHAWGLGRIDDVKIGAVVLLVRPHATVVDGVPPFQSTSMVLSRPRGSASWPVQSAIDTINVNPADEYSFGKDATAMPITTVSVSLAVTPVLNGTTALPTSKEIPLDGSVTFTLRYL, from the coding sequence ATGACGAAAACCCTGCCACGCCTTTGCGTCGGTCTGGCTCTGGCTGCGGCAAGCACCACGCATGCCGCCACTAACCAGGCCGATCTGGTCATCGGCGGCCAACTCACCCCGCCAGCCTGCAGCATGGGCTTTGGCGGGGCAAGCCCCGTCGACTTTGGCACCCTGCCCTTTCACAGTCTGAACCGCAATGGAACGCTGCTGCCTGAACAGCGTCCACGCCTGGAAATCGCGTGTGGCGGCCCCACGCGCGTCTCTTTCACGGTTCACGAAAATCGTCCGGACACTGCCATCACGCATCAGGCAGCCATCGCCAGCGGCATGCCGTGGCCCTATCAAAACCCACTGAACGGCACACCCCACGCTTGGGGTTTGGGCCGTATCGACGATGTCAAGATCGGTGCCGTCGTGCTGCTGGTACGTCCCCACGCCACGGTGGTTGACGGCGTCCCGCCCTTCCAAAGTACGTCCATGGTCCTTTCCCGTCCACGCGGCAGCGCAAGCTGGCCTGTTCAGTCCGCCATAGACACCATCAACGTGAATCCGGCGGACGAATACTCGTTCGGCAAAGATGCCACCGCCATGCCCATCACGACAGTATCCGTCAGCTTGGCCGTGACACCCGTGTTGAACGGAACCACTGCCTTGCCGACGTCCAAGGAAATTCCACTGGATGGTTCGGTGACATTCACGTTGCGCTACCTGTAG
- a CDS encoding RHS repeat-associated core domain-containing protein — protein MRFQGQHHDPETGLHYNRYRYYGPQVGRLVSRDPIGYAGGLNVFQYAPNPIEWIVPFGLAGHRTATRADQGVELGRHLTDKQAWQAIRSASLMQLPPG, from the coding sequence ATCAGGTTCCAGGGGCAGCATCACGATCCAGAGACTGGGCTACATTACAACCGGTATAGGTACTATGGTCCGCAGGTAGGGCGATTGGTTAGTCGAGATCCAATTGGGTATGCAGGTGGGTTAAACGTCTTCCAATATGCACCGAATCCGATTGAATGGATTGTTCCATTTGGATTAGCTGGCCATCGAACTGCGACAAGGGCTGACCAGGGAGTGGAACTCGGAAGGCACCTGACAGATAAGCAAGCTTGGCAAGCTATACGCAGTGCGAGCTTGATGCAGTTGCCGCCAGGCTAA
- a CDS encoding fimbria/pilus chaperone family protein, giving the protein MFKNTFPRIVAASLFALLFPASQALAMGIQPETSVVLVHENTGEGTIGIKNTGDEPVLLISMIEHIAEDQENWVMVSPPAAVVAPGKTQLVRFLLTHDKPLDAQRMKRAIFEGIPQTGEQGNKLHLTIRQDLPLIALPKKIANDNAPWRSLQWTVQDGKLTVHNPSPYIVRMDQRVNVQPSDQALILPKTYVLPGETLQLVGTEAPLQAGQSSVRLYPASVYGYQVSSFDAPIKN; this is encoded by the coding sequence ATGTTCAAGAACACCTTCCCGCGCATCGTCGCGGCATCTCTATTCGCCCTCCTTTTCCCCGCCAGCCAAGCCCTAGCAATGGGCATTCAGCCTGAAACGTCGGTTGTGCTCGTGCACGAAAATACCGGCGAAGGCACGATCGGCATCAAGAATACGGGTGACGAACCCGTGCTGCTGATCTCCATGATCGAACACATTGCCGAAGACCAAGAAAATTGGGTCATGGTGTCGCCGCCCGCTGCCGTGGTGGCTCCCGGCAAAACGCAGTTGGTGCGCTTTTTGCTCACCCACGACAAGCCGCTGGACGCGCAGCGCATGAAGCGCGCCATCTTCGAAGGCATTCCGCAAACCGGTGAACAGGGCAACAAGCTGCACCTGACCATCAGGCAGGATCTTCCGCTGATCGCGCTGCCCAAGAAGATCGCCAACGACAATGCGCCGTGGCGCTCGCTGCAGTGGACTGTGCAAGACGGCAAGCTGACGGTGCACAACCCCAGCCCCTACATCGTGCGCATGGACCAACGCGTCAATGTGCAGCCGTCGGATCAGGCGCTGATCCTGCCCAAGACGTACGTCTTGCCGGGTGAAACGCTGCAGCTGGTCGGCACAGAGGCCCCCCTGCAAGCCGGACAGTCAAGCGTTCGCCTGTATCCCGCCAGCGTCTACGGCTATCAAGTCTCGTCCTTCGACGCGCCGATCAAAAACTGA
- a CDS encoding NUDIX hydrolase yields MRLLTPLPTPSRHLSLTESVERSVHTELVAVLVAVTNGEPRVLTTDDASALPAGPFELSHRSLQAGLRAWVETQTHHPLGYVEQLYTFADGDRSDESGARVMSVSYLGLTREAGETGVAQVGWQDWYRYFPWEDRRAGAPALVEDLIVPWLAQWCEATADPAVRTRRQQRAAITFGLDGAAWNEDMVLQRYELLFEAGAVPEAARRGHGDGKAVLPGEPMRHDHRRILATGIARLRAKIKYRPVVFELMPAQFTLLQLQLAVEALAGRALHKQNFRRLIEQQALVEETGEMATGTAGRPAKLFRFRRDVLLERAIAGSKLPLSRTL; encoded by the coding sequence ATGCGCTTGCTCACCCCTTTGCCCACCCCTTCGCGACATCTATCCTTGACCGAATCCGTCGAACGCTCCGTCCATACCGAACTCGTCGCCGTGCTGGTGGCCGTGACCAACGGCGAGCCGCGCGTGTTGACCACGGATGACGCAAGCGCCTTGCCGGCCGGGCCGTTTGAACTATCGCATCGCTCTTTACAGGCGGGCCTGCGCGCCTGGGTGGAAACGCAGACGCATCATCCGCTGGGCTATGTGGAACAGCTCTACACCTTTGCCGACGGCGATCGATCCGACGAGTCGGGTGCGCGCGTCATGTCGGTCAGCTATCTGGGCCTGACGCGCGAAGCCGGCGAAACCGGCGTGGCACAGGTTGGCTGGCAGGACTGGTACCGTTATTTCCCGTGGGAAGACCGGCGTGCCGGCGCGCCCGCGCTGGTCGAGGATCTGATCGTGCCGTGGTTGGCGCAATGGTGTGAGGCCACCGCCGACCCCGCCGTGCGCACGCGCCGCCAGCAGCGTGCCGCCATTACCTTCGGCCTGGACGGCGCCGCCTGGAACGAGGACATGGTGTTGCAGCGCTACGAGCTTTTGTTCGAAGCCGGAGCAGTGCCCGAGGCGGCACGGCGAGGTCATGGCGACGGCAAGGCCGTGTTGCCCGGTGAACCGATGCGCCACGACCACCGCCGCATTCTGGCGACCGGCATCGCGCGCCTGCGCGCCAAGATCAAATACCGCCCCGTGGTGTTTGAATTGATGCCGGCTCAATTCACCTTGCTGCAACTGCAATTGGCGGTCGAAGCCTTGGCGGGCAGGGCACTGCACAAGCAGAATTTCCGTCGCCTGATCGAGCAGCAGGCACTGGTGGAAGAAACCGGCGAGATGGCCACGGGCACGGCGGGCCGGCCTGCCAAGCTGTTCCGTTTCCGGCGCGACGTGCTGCTGGAACGCGCCATTGCCGGCAGCAAATTGCCCTTGTCCCGCACCTTGTGA
- a CDS encoding RHS domain-containing protein, which translates to MGTYDIDRDPLWTTSPEPDLLDALVWYQCDHLGTPQELTDAQGEIVWSAQYRLRDGSKKSDQAAHCSKGLATRSGSRGSITIQRLGYITTGIGTMVRR; encoded by the coding sequence GTGGGTACGTATGACATTGATCGGGATCCGCTGTGGACGACCTCGCCTGAGCCGGATCTGCTGGACGCGCTCGTCTGGTACCAGTGCGACCACTTGGGCACGCCGCAAGAGCTGACGGATGCGCAAGGCGAGATCGTCTGGAGCGCGCAGTACAGGCTTAGGGATGGATCAAAGAAGAGCGATCAAGCAGCGCATTGCAGTAAGGGATTAGCAACCCGATCAGGTTCCAGGGGCAGCATCACGATCCAGAGACTGGGCTACATTACAACCGGTATAGGTACTATGGTCCGCAGGTAG
- a CDS encoding DUF1120 domain-containing protein, whose protein sequence is MKNQFFVGVAFATLAAASHAAGNSDLNVTGKLTPPACNAHFGGNATLDFDSIVFNALDNNGTKLGSKDTALQINCGGPTRVSVVALDNRAGSGITLQEAPNLNWPYQNDVNGPKYSWGLGFADGKQIKTGALIALITPQTTTVDGAVLTTAGVQKILARPTGSNSWSVASSHYSLNLSPDFEYSFGPTGGPAVPITNAQLAIGLSPMIGQPSTLPAANEIPLDGSITFTLRYL, encoded by the coding sequence ATGAAAAATCAATTCTTCGTCGGCGTGGCGTTTGCCACGCTAGCTGCCGCATCGCACGCTGCCGGCAACAGCGATCTCAACGTGACAGGCAAGCTCACGCCGCCAGCATGCAACGCCCATTTTGGCGGCAACGCAACGCTCGACTTTGACTCCATCGTGTTCAACGCCTTGGACAACAATGGGACGAAACTGGGCAGCAAAGACACCGCTCTACAAATCAACTGCGGCGGCCCCACGCGCGTCAGTGTTGTCGCGCTGGATAACCGGGCAGGCTCGGGCATCACGCTCCAGGAAGCCCCCAACCTGAACTGGCCGTACCAGAATGACGTGAATGGTCCCAAATATTCCTGGGGGCTGGGTTTTGCAGACGGCAAACAGATCAAGACAGGCGCATTGATTGCATTGATCACCCCGCAGACCACCACGGTCGACGGGGCGGTCCTGACCACAGCGGGAGTGCAGAAGATCCTGGCACGCCCCACAGGCAGTAATAGCTGGTCGGTTGCGTCATCGCATTACTCGCTCAACCTCAGCCCTGACTTTGAATACTCGTTCGGCCCGACAGGCGGACCCGCCGTACCAATTACGAACGCGCAGTTGGCGATCGGGCTCTCCCCCATGATCGGGCAACCATCAACCCTGCCCGCCGCGAACGAAATTCCGCTGGACGGTTCGATCACATTCACGTTGCGTTACCTGTAA
- a CDS encoding fimbria/pilus outer membrane usher protein, producing MFCNRLRNARGGAFVAASLLLCLHGAAIAQPGAGGFDLETLKSRGLNPAIASHFKNGPQFMPGQHTVHVSVNGRNVGRALATFDTGGRLCLSSELLTLAELKVPEAQRSDPQACPDAFLQAWPTTTIALQPERMTVDIVAPPGAMDRAATATTYQSGGRAAILNYDVLSSQTRHLGGKSTYLQAYTELGLNANDWILRSNSTYSNNGGKSTWNHVDAYAQRTLPSWHTTFQAGQINLRGSLFAGVPVNGMQLFPETALQSSEQEGPPITGIAHTQARVEVSQNGIPLASAIVPPGPFTMTDVLPRSLTQDLKVVIHETSGEERVFYVPAAALQVDRVGTPTGFTGGLGTLRQTDAGGGGSMPVAAAEYGIALGRRANIAAGLLLTQDYRSLGARSDMALPGSIQTGVQSTFSQNSRTGRSGSQHIVSVSGQVLPGVSSNLSLLRRTDGYSEVLDSANRPTSGTQWYPHLREDRIKQQISAGLGWSGSTLGGFNMNVSESLSTRGNSSRRGIFSWGKSFGRASVSLSFERDMGSSHRNQGSLMYLNLSLPLGKQRVSASMQRQDSGTSYGVNTGASINERSSYTLAATTSSHGQTSYSGSVGVNSAYTHLNLAASSFKGGYSHSARMRGGLVGHAHGLSFSPYRVQDTFAIASVGGLSGIRLSTPAGSVWTDLWGRAVIPSLPAYRNGQIQVATTSLARNVDLINGRYSLDPARGSVSAVDFKVVTVRRALLTATYADGSPVSKGAAVLDANGVFVTLVGSGGQIFLPDMLAGATPFSVSPTEEASCTLEFDIADTPDLNALYERTQATCIP from the coding sequence ATGTTCTGCAACCGCTTACGCAATGCTCGCGGTGGCGCCTTCGTCGCCGCGAGCCTCCTGCTGTGCCTGCACGGGGCTGCCATCGCGCAACCCGGTGCAGGCGGGTTCGACCTTGAAACCCTGAAAAGCCGCGGCTTGAATCCGGCCATCGCATCGCACTTCAAGAACGGGCCACAATTCATGCCGGGCCAACACACCGTGCACGTGAGCGTCAACGGGCGCAACGTCGGGCGCGCCCTGGCCACATTCGATACCGGCGGCAGACTCTGCCTGAGTTCGGAACTGCTGACCCTGGCCGAGCTGAAGGTGCCTGAAGCGCAACGCAGCGACCCACAGGCCTGTCCTGACGCATTTCTTCAGGCCTGGCCCACCACCACCATCGCGCTACAGCCCGAACGCATGACCGTGGACATCGTCGCGCCTCCCGGCGCAATGGACCGAGCAGCCACCGCCACGACCTATCAATCGGGGGGACGCGCCGCCATCCTGAACTACGACGTACTGTCCAGCCAGACGCGCCATCTCGGCGGCAAGTCGACATATCTGCAGGCCTATACCGAACTGGGCCTGAACGCGAACGATTGGATCCTGCGCAGCAACAGCACCTATTCCAATAACGGCGGGAAGTCGACGTGGAACCACGTCGATGCTTACGCCCAGCGTACATTGCCCTCTTGGCACACCACCTTTCAGGCGGGGCAAATCAATCTGCGCGGTTCGCTGTTTGCCGGCGTTCCCGTCAACGGCATGCAACTGTTTCCGGAAACCGCATTACAAAGTAGCGAACAGGAAGGCCCGCCCATCACCGGCATCGCCCACACACAGGCCCGAGTCGAAGTCTCGCAGAACGGCATTCCACTGGCGTCCGCCATCGTGCCCCCCGGCCCGTTCACCATGACCGATGTACTGCCCCGGTCATTGACGCAAGACCTCAAGGTTGTGATCCACGAAACCTCGGGCGAAGAGCGTGTGTTCTACGTGCCCGCGGCCGCGTTGCAGGTAGACCGTGTTGGTACGCCCACTGGATTCACCGGCGGTTTGGGCACGCTGCGCCAAACGGATGCGGGAGGTGGCGGCTCCATGCCGGTCGCCGCGGCCGAATACGGCATCGCGTTGGGCAGGCGCGCCAACATCGCGGCCGGACTATTGCTGACGCAGGATTATCGGTCGCTCGGCGCCCGCTCGGATATGGCTCTGCCCGGCAGCATCCAGACCGGCGTGCAGAGCACTTTCTCGCAAAATTCGCGCACCGGGCGTAGCGGCTCGCAGCACATCGTGTCGGTCTCGGGGCAAGTGCTGCCGGGCGTGTCTTCGAACCTCTCGCTCTTGCGGCGCACCGACGGCTACAGCGAGGTGTTGGACAGCGCCAACAGGCCGACTAGCGGTACGCAGTGGTATCCGCATCTTCGCGAAGACCGTATCAAGCAACAGATCAGCGCAGGGTTGGGCTGGAGCGGATCCACGCTGGGCGGCTTCAATATGAACGTCAGCGAATCCCTGAGTACCCGCGGAAATTCATCGCGTCGCGGCATTTTCAGCTGGGGCAAGAGCTTCGGTCGGGCCAGCGTGTCGCTGTCTTTCGAACGCGACATGGGTTCCAGCCACCGCAATCAGGGCAGCCTCATGTATCTGAACCTGAGCTTGCCCTTGGGCAAGCAAAGGGTCAGCGCGTCGATGCAACGCCAGGACAGCGGCACAAGCTATGGCGTCAATACTGGCGCATCAATCAACGAGCGAAGCAGCTACACCCTCGCGGCCACCACCAGTTCTCACGGCCAGACCAGCTATTCCGGTTCGGTCGGCGTCAATTCGGCCTATACGCATCTGAATCTGGCGGCCAGCAGTTTCAAGGGCGGGTACAGCCATTCCGCGCGCATGCGCGGTGGGCTGGTCGGGCACGCACATGGCTTGAGCTTTTCGCCCTACCGGGTGCAGGACACGTTCGCCATCGCATCGGTGGGTGGTCTATCCGGCATACGCTTGAGCACGCCGGCGGGCAGCGTGTGGACCGACCTCTGGGGCCGGGCCGTCATCCCGTCGCTGCCTGCTTATCGGAACGGGCAGATCCAGGTCGCCACGACATCACTGGCGCGCAACGTGGACTTGATCAACGGCCGCTACAGCCTAGACCCGGCGCGCGGGTCGGTATCGGCCGTGGACTTCAAGGTGGTTACGGTTCGCCGCGCATTGCTGACCGCCACCTACGCTGACGGCTCGCCGGTGTCCAAGGGCGCGGCCGTGCTGGATGCCAATGGCGTGTTCGTCACGCTGGTGGGCAGCGGCGGCCAGATCTTCCTGCCTGACATGCTGGCAGGGGCCACACCGTTCAGCGTGTCGCCCACGGAAGAAGCGTCGTGCACGCTCGAATTCGACATTGCCGACACACCCGACCTGAACGCGTTGTACGAGCGCACCCAGGCGACGTGCATCCCGTAG
- a CDS encoding IS3 family transposase (programmed frameshift) yields MKKSRFTESQIVAVLKEGEAGMPVAELCRKHGISNATYYLWKSKFSGVQVSELQRLRELEAENAKLKRMFADLALENAAIKDVFESKILTPSARREVVGQLVQAKLSITRACQIAGLSRAAYYKKPMPASERDSQVIDAFNAIVTRHGRWGFWKCFTRLRLDGRGWNKKRVHRVYCDMGLNLPRRRKKRLPDRPRQPLDLATEPNRCWALDFMHDALYCGRRFRTLNVIDEANRECLAIEVGVSIPSARLIRVLSRLIDCYGPPDAIRLDNGPEMISEAFTQWASAKGIAIRYIQPGKPNQNAFIERFNRTYRTEVLDAHLFANLEQVQAITDQWLVDYNQYRPHESLGGLPPVQFMPRLTLAPIVYQPMST; encoded by the exons TTGAAGAAAAGCAGATTTACCGAGAGCCAGATCGTTGCTGTTCTGAAGGAAGGCGAAGCCGGCATGCCGGTCGCCGAGCTGTGCCGCAAACACGGCATCAGCAACGCCACGTATTACCTTTGGAAGAGCAAGTTCTCCGGCGTTCAAGTTTCCGAGTTGCAGAGGCTGCGCGAACTGGAAGCTGAAAACGCCAAGCTCAAACGCATGTTTGCCGACTTGGCGCTGGAGAATGCAGCGATCAAGGATGTCT TTGAATCGAAAATCCTGACGCCGTCGGCCAGGCGCGAAGTGGTGGGACAGCTGGTGCAAGCCAAGCTCTCAATCACGCGCGCTTGTCAGATTGCCGGCCTATCGCGGGCGGCGTACTACAAGAAGCCAATGCCGGCATCTGAGCGGGATTCCCAAGTCATTGATGCTTTCAATGCCATTGTGACCCGGCATGGGCGTTGGGGATTCTGGAAGTGTTTCACCCGGCTGCGCCTCGACGGTCGCGGCTGGAACAAAAAGCGCGTTCATCGGGTGTACTGCGACATGGGTCTGAATTTGCCTCGGCGCCGCAAAAAGCGGCTTCCCGACCGACCGCGACAGCCGCTGGATCTGGCCACAGAGCCTAATCGTTGTTGGGCGCTCGACTTCATGCATGACGCTCTCTACTGCGGCCGGCGGTTTCGCACTCTGAACGTGATCGACGAGGCGAACCGGGAGTGCTTGGCCATCGAGGTAGGCGTGTCCATCCCGTCTGCGCGCCTCATTCGGGTATTGAGCCGTTTGATCGACTGCTATGGGCCGCCTGACGCAATACGCCTGGATAACGGTCCGGAGATGATCTCAGAGGCGTTCACCCAATGGGCTAGCGCAAAGGGCATCGCGATCCGCTATATCCAGCCGGGCAAGCCAAATCAGAACGCTTTCATTGAGCGCTTCAATCGAACTTATCGAACCGAGGTGCTCGACGCGCACCTGTTCGCCAACCTTGAGCAGGTCCAGGCGATTACCGATCAATGGCTGGTCGATTACAACCAGTACCGCCCGCATGAATCGCTGGGTGGCCTCCCGCCGGTGCAATTCATGCCCCGGCTAACCCTTGCTCCGATCGTCTATCAACCGATGTCTACTTGA